A single region of the Enterococcus mundtii genome encodes:
- a CDS encoding lytic polysaccharide monooxygenase, which produces MKKQILATVLCSSVLLGVGLSIGGQDASAHGYVQSPISRSYQGSLDRNVNHNAALAKYGPVIYEPQSLEALKGFPQAGPADGRIASANGAVGNNFNLDRQTSTMWTKQDLNTGPNTFTWRYTATHPTTKWHYYITKADWNPNDQLDRSDFELLTTINHGGAQASTNPSHLVNIPNDRLGYHVVLAVWDVDDTAMAFYQVIDVNLKGDSAIPVAPTAPRNVRTTNVTSSTTQLTWDGQANASSFNVYRDGQLLGNTASPDFSDQNLTAETTYKYEIEAVGQTGLVSERTALSVTTLSETTEEKPTAPSHLHSMGQTSSSVSLMWGASTHSKGIKEYEILRDGQVIGSTTETVFEVEGLKAETQYSFVVRAISNEGDVSDASNTLTITTDRDENGGGDENGGDGGNGGGEVVTGRQWTVGSFFSPVSYTAGEEVVHNGVTYITWQSHLNYGDTNWAPGIAHSLFYPK; this is translated from the coding sequence ATGAAAAAACAAATTTTAGCAACAGTTCTATGCTCTAGCGTTTTATTAGGAGTAGGTTTATCTATCGGAGGACAAGACGCTTCAGCTCACGGTTATGTGCAGTCACCGATCAGTCGTTCATACCAAGGTTCCTTAGACCGTAATGTGAACCATAATGCAGCATTAGCAAAATACGGTCCAGTGATTTATGAACCACAATCATTAGAAGCATTAAAAGGTTTTCCGCAAGCTGGCCCTGCTGACGGACGCATCGCTTCTGCAAACGGTGCTGTTGGAAACAACTTCAACTTAGACCGTCAAACTTCGACCATGTGGACAAAACAAGATTTGAACACAGGTCCTAATACATTTACTTGGCGTTATACCGCGACTCACCCTACAACTAAATGGCATTACTATATCACAAAAGCAGATTGGAATCCAAACGATCAATTAGATCGTAGCGATTTTGAATTGTTAACAACGATCAACCATGGTGGGGCTCAAGCTTCAACAAATCCATCACACTTAGTGAACATCCCTAATGACCGTCTTGGTTACCATGTTGTTCTAGCTGTTTGGGATGTAGATGATACAGCAATGGCATTCTACCAAGTAATCGATGTGAACTTGAAAGGTGATTCAGCAATTCCAGTAGCACCAACAGCACCACGTAACGTTCGTACTACTAATGTAACTTCTTCAACAACTCAATTGACTTGGGATGGACAAGCAAATGCTTCATCATTCAACGTTTACCGTGATGGTCAATTATTAGGAAACACAGCTTCACCAGATTTCAGCGATCAAAACCTAACTGCAGAAACTACATATAAATATGAAATCGAAGCAGTTGGACAAACAGGGCTAGTTTCTGAAAGAACAGCTTTATCTGTTACAACTTTATCTGAAACTACAGAAGAAAAACCAACTGCACCTAGCCACTTACACTCAATGGGTCAGACAAGTTCTAGCGTTTCATTGATGTGGGGAGCTTCTACTCACTCAAAAGGAATCAAAGAATACGAAATCTTGCGTGATGGCCAAGTAATTGGTTCAACAACTGAAACTGTTTTTGAAGTAGAAGGCTTAAAAGCTGAGACACAATACTCATTTGTAGTACGCGCAATCAGCAATGAAGGCGATGTTTCAGATGCAAGTAACACATTAACAATCACAACTGATCGCGATGAAAATGGCGGCGGTGACGAAAATGGTGGCGATGGCGGAAACGGCGGCGGTGAAGTCGTTACTGGACGTCAATGGACAGTAGGTAGCTTCTTCTCACCTGTTTCTTATACAGCCGGTGAAGAAGTTGTCCACAATGGTGTGACTTATATTACTTGGCAGTCTCACTTGAACTACGGTGATACAAACTGGGCACCAGGCATTGCTCACTCATTATTCTACCCTAAATAA
- a CDS encoding lytic polysaccharide monooxygenase, translating to MKKQIFGTVLCSGILFGASLTIGEQDASAHGYVESPISRAYQGHLDRNVNLSAAAAKYGPVIYEPQSLETAKGFPAAGPADGRIASANGAVGGSFLLDNQTETMWTKQNLDTGVNTFRWRYTQSHRTTKWHYYITKVGWNPNEPLKRSDLELLATIDHHGAQASTNPSHSVNIPKDRLGYHVVLAVWDIHDTGAAFYQVVDVNLKGDSAIPVAPTAPQNVRATNVTSSTVQLAWNSQANTASYNVYRDGVLLGNTTTPDFSDTNLTADTSYNYEIEAVGQTGLVSAKTALTVKTTTENTQEKPTTPTHLHSMGQTSSSVSLMWGASTHSKGIKQYNIYRNNQLIGSTKETEYEVSGLAANTTYSFVVRAVSNTDELSDASNALSITTDRDDNGGDGGGEVTPGRQWTVGSLFAPVSYTAGEEVVHNGVTYITWQSHLNYGDTNWAPGIAHALFYPK from the coding sequence ATGAAAAAACAAATTTTTGGTACAGTTTTATGCTCGGGGATTTTATTTGGAGCAAGCTTAACGATTGGGGAACAAGACGCTTCTGCTCACGGTTATGTCGAATCACCGATCAGTCGTGCGTATCAAGGACACTTAGACCGTAATGTTAATTTATCCGCTGCAGCAGCAAAATATGGTCCAGTGATTTATGAACCACAATCATTAGAAACTGCTAAAGGCTTCCCAGCAGCTGGCCCTGCTGACGGACGCATCGCTTCTGCAAATGGTGCAGTTGGAGGAAGCTTCTTACTAGATAACCAAACAGAAACGATGTGGACAAAACAAAACTTAGATACTGGTGTGAATACATTCAGATGGCGTTATACACAATCTCACCGTACCACTAAATGGCATTATTATATTACTAAAGTAGGTTGGAACCCAAATGAGCCCTTAAAACGTAGCGATTTGGAATTATTAGCAACTATCGATCATCACGGGGCACAAGCTTCGACTAATCCATCGCATTCAGTGAATATACCAAAGGATCGGCTTGGTTACCATGTCGTTCTAGCTGTTTGGGATATCCATGACACAGGCGCTGCATTCTATCAAGTAGTCGACGTCAACTTGAAAGGTGATTCAGCAATTCCAGTAGCACCAACAGCACCACAAAACGTTCGTGCGACGAATGTGACTTCTTCAACTGTCCAATTAGCTTGGAACAGCCAAGCGAATACAGCCTCTTACAACGTTTACCGTGATGGCGTATTGCTTGGAAACACAACAACACCAGATTTCAGTGATACAAACTTAACTGCGGATACATCTTATAATTATGAAATCGAAGCAGTTGGACAAACTGGCTTAGTCTCTGCTAAAACAGCTTTGACAGTAAAAACTACAACAGAAAATACACAAGAAAAACCAACTACACCAACTCACTTACACTCGATGGGTCAAACAAGTTCAAGTGTTTCATTGATGTGGGGCGCTTCTACTCATTCAAAAGGAATCAAACAATACAACATCTACCGTAACAATCAATTGATTGGTTCAACAAAAGAAACAGAATACGAAGTGTCTGGATTAGCTGCAAACACTACCTACTCATTCGTGGTTCGCGCAGTCAGCAATACGGATGAACTATCTGATGCAAGCAATGCGTTATCTATTACGACAGATCGCGATGACAATGGCGGCGACGGGGGTGGTGAAGTCACTCCAGGACGTCAATGGACAGTAGGAAGCTTATTCGCACCGGTTTCTTATACAGCCGGTGAAGAAGTTGTTCACAACGGTGTGACATATATCACTTGGCAATCTCACTTGAACTATGGTGATACAAACTGGGCGCCAGGAATTGCCCATGCCTTATTCTATCCTAAATAA
- the infC gene encoding translation initiation factor IF-3 — MTIAKDMMVNDGIRARELRLIGSDGEQLGVKSKAEALQIAEQSNLDLVLVAPGAKPPVARIMDYGKYRFEQQKKDREARKKQKVINVKEVRLSPTIDLNDFNTKLRNARKFLEKGDKVKASIRFKGRAITHKEIGQKVLDRLAEETADIATVEQKAKMDGRSMFLTLAPKNDSK, encoded by the coding sequence ATGACCATAGCAAAGGATATGATGGTTAACGACGGCATTCGTGCACGTGAATTACGATTGATCGGTTCAGATGGTGAGCAATTAGGAGTTAAGTCAAAAGCAGAAGCATTGCAAATTGCAGAACAATCAAACTTGGATCTTGTGTTAGTTGCTCCAGGTGCGAAACCACCAGTAGCGCGAATCATGGACTACGGAAAATACCGTTTCGAGCAACAAAAGAAAGACCGCGAAGCGCGTAAAAAACAAAAAGTGATCAATGTAAAAGAAGTTCGTTTAAGTCCAACGATTGATTTGAATGACTTCAATACAAAACTTCGTAATGCACGTAAGTTCTTAGAGAAAGGCGATAAAGTGAAAGCTTCTATCCGTTTCAAAGGCCGTGCCATTACCCACAAAGAAATTGGTCAAAAAGTCTTGGATCGCTTAGCTGAAGAAACTGCTGATATTGCAACAGTGGAACAAAAAGCGAAAATGGACGGACGCAGCATGTTCTTGACGCTGGCACCGAAAAACGACAGTAAGTAA
- the rpmI gene encoding 50S ribosomal protein L35 encodes MPKQKTHRGSAKRFKRTGKGGLKRFRAFTSHRFHGKTKKQRRQLRKARMVSSGDFKRIRQQLAKMK; translated from the coding sequence ATGCCAAAACAAAAAACACACCGCGGATCAGCAAAACGTTTCAAACGTACTGGTAAAGGCGGATTGAAACGCTTCCGTGCGTTTACAAGTCACCGTTTCCACGGCAAAACTAAAAAACAACGCCGTCAATTACGTAAAGCGCGCATGGTTTCTAGTGGCGATTTCAAACGTATTCGTCAACAACTAGCAAAAATGAAATAA
- the rplT gene encoding 50S ribosomal protein L20: MARVKGGTVTRKRRKKMLKLAKGYYGSKHTLFKTAKEQVMNSYNYAYRDRRQKKRDFRKLWIARINAAARMNGLSYSKLMHGLKLAEIDINRKMLADLAVHDAAAFTALADQAKDALAK; the protein is encoded by the coding sequence ATGGCACGTGTAAAAGGTGGAACAGTAACTCGTAAACGTCGCAAAAAAATGCTGAAATTAGCAAAAGGTTACTACGGTTCAAAACACACTTTATTTAAAACAGCAAAAGAACAAGTAATGAATTCATACAACTACGCATATCGCGATCGTCGTCAAAAGAAACGCGACTTCCGCAAATTGTGGATCGCTCGTATCAACGCAGCGGCTCGTATGAATGGCTTAAGCTACTCAAAATTGATGCACGGTTTGAAATTAGCTGAAATCGACATCAACCGCAAAATGTTAGCTGACTTGGCTGTCCATGATGCAGCAGCATTTACTGCATTAGCTGACCAAGCAAAAGATGCTTTAGCTAAATAA